A section of the Deinococcus gobiensis I-0 genome encodes:
- a CDS encoding ASCH domain-containing protein, whose amino-acid sequence MILESKVQEFVQQAEDQTGMSFPIKYVYAFGDSPSMKDKLIELVINGDKRATASLVEEYTQDDLDVPVMGDLSVVLDGKGTPRVIVRTTEAEWVPFDDVSASFAHDEGEGDRSLSDWREGHQRYFGREADRRKIAFTGESLILCERFEVIYQAK is encoded by the coding sequence ATGATCTTGGAATCAAAGGTACAGGAATTTGTTCAACAAGCTGAGGACCAGACGGGAATGAGTTTTCCGATTAAATATGTGTACGCCTTTGGCGATAGTCCCTCGATGAAGGATAAATTGATTGAACTCGTCATAAATGGGGATAAACGTGCGACTGCATCTCTCGTGGAGGAATACACTCAAGATGATCTAGATGTGCCCGTAATGGGCGATCTATCTGTTGTGCTTGATGGTAAAGGGACACCGAGAGTCATTGTTCGCACAACAGAAGCCGAGTGGGTTCCTTTTGACGATGTAAGTGCTTCCTTCGCCCATGACGAAGGAGAAGGCGACCGTTCTTTAAGCGATTGGCGAGAAGGCCACCAGCGGTATTTTGGTCGTGAAGCCGATAGACGCAAAATTGCATTTACTGGCGAAAGCCTTATCCTTTGTGAGAGATTTGAAGTTATATATCAAGCCAAGTAA
- a CDS encoding PH domain-containing protein, producing the protein MTGHESVPISTAPEPMPWWWPVARLVLCLGVFALCGLFILPVLLGRPLYKVQGGQITVRGVQAQTIIPAGTPVTQDQIEIRRKVIGSAMVGYTVGQFDLARHGLANLYTDGSDHALVFRTTPRVTVLTPADPEGLLQAWRKNQTGIFRPARPASFSSAVWLSLLLLPLLVFFVRRPQLNYRWVDGALVVNAALSSRRFPVESTRAELTCERLGSRLFGTATPGYYTGTFAMKSAGGGRVQAYATLARPNAALLLKTEGKTYYLTPEDPQAVLDRFRTT; encoded by the coding sequence ATGACTGGTCATGAGTCAGTCCCGATCTCCACTGCCCCTGAGCCGATGCCCTGGTGGTGGCCAGTCGCTCGCCTTGTCCTCTGTCTCGGGGTATTCGCCCTGTGTGGGCTCTTTATTCTTCCGGTCCTTCTTGGTCGCCCGCTCTACAAGGTTCAGGGCGGCCAGATCACCGTTCGGGGCGTACAGGCGCAGACCATCATTCCTGCGGGCACGCCCGTGACCCAGGACCAAATTGAGATCCGGCGCAAAGTCATTGGGTCGGCCATGGTGGGCTATACCGTAGGTCAGTTCGATCTGGCACGGCATGGGCTGGCAAATCTCTATACCGACGGCTCAGACCATGCGCTCGTCTTCCGCACGACGCCACGGGTGACCGTCTTGACCCCAGCGGATCCGGAGGGACTGCTGCAGGCTTGGCGAAAGAATCAGACGGGCATCTTCCGTCCTGCTCGACCGGCAAGTTTCTCATCGGCAGTGTGGTTGTCTTTGCTCCTGCTGCCTCTCCTGGTGTTCTTCGTCAGGCGACCACAGCTGAACTACCGCTGGGTGGATGGCGCCTTAGTCGTCAATGCGGCCTTGAGCTCACGGCGATTTCCTGTCGAATCCACCAGGGCCGAGCTGACCTGTGAGCGCTTGGGATCGCGGCTCTTTGGAACGGCGACACCGGGGTATTACACAGGCACCTTCGCCATGAAGTCAGCGGGTGGTGGGCGTGTCCAAGCCTACGCCACCCTGGCGCGACCGAACGCCGCCCTCCTGTTGAAGACGGAGGGAAAGACCTACTACCTGACGCCGGAAGATCCGCAGGCCGTGCTGGACCGCTTTAGGACGACCTGA
- a CDS encoding class I SAM-dependent methyltransferase, which produces MINDLTDASRFWEAHYQKGPRPWTGRPNAILKRFADSLPVGAALDLGCGEGNSAVWLAQQGWHVTGVDVSSTALSRAAQHAADAGVTQRTTFITHDLNQTFPKGQFDLVYALYMESPVTLVRDRILHRAAEAV; this is translated from the coding sequence ATGATAAATGACCTGACTGACGCCTCTCGATTCTGGGAAGCCCATTACCAAAAAGGCCCGCGTCCCTGGACCGGACGACCCAATGCCATCCTCAAGCGGTTTGCTGATTCGTTACCCGTCGGTGCCGCTCTGGACTTAGGGTGCGGGGAGGGCAACAGTGCGGTCTGGCTCGCGCAGCAGGGCTGGCACGTGACTGGTGTAGACGTTTCATCCACAGCTCTGAGCCGCGCGGCCCAGCATGCCGCAGACGCTGGTGTAACCCAACGGACCACCTTCATCACGCATGACCTGAACCAGACATTCCCCAAAGGTCAATTTGACCTAGTGTATGCCCTGTATATGGAGTCGCCGGTGACCCTCGTTCGGGACCGCATCTTGCATCGGGCCGCCGAAGCGGTTTAG
- a CDS encoding IS5 family transposase gives MVDQLVPNELWTLVEPAFPAPPARPRGGRQRQPYRQTFAGILYLLRWGLPWRHLPVALGLGSGRTCERRFLEWQRGGVWMRLWRILLDHVQQHGYLDWSRSALDSISIPAPRGGSHTGPNPTDRGKAGSKLHLLIDGQGLPLAISLSGANVHDSKQLEATVDAVPGVRNGRRGRPRRRPTKLYADKGYDFGRCRRALTHRRIVPRIARRGVESSSTLGRYRWRVERTLSWLVSYRKLAVRRERNAAAFLGLTQLACALIVWRRTCGALSAPHIA, from the coding sequence ATGGTCGATCAACTGGTGCCAAACGAACTTTGGACGCTCGTCGAGCCCGCATTTCCTGCGCCGCCTGCGCGGCCCAGAGGGGGTCGCCAGCGACAGCCCTATCGTCAGACCTTCGCCGGCATCCTCTACCTTCTGCGGTGGGGTTTACCTTGGCGCCACTTGCCAGTGGCCTTGGGACTGGGAAGCGGACGGACCTGCGAGCGTCGCTTTCTGGAGTGGCAGCGTGGGGGCGTGTGGATGCGCCTGTGGCGCATCCTGCTCGACCATGTGCAGCAGCACGGGTACCTAGACTGGTCCCGTTCTGCGCTGGACTCCATCAGCATTCCCGCACCCCGTGGTGGATCGCACACTGGCCCTAACCCTACGGACCGGGGGAAGGCTGGCAGCAAACTTCACCTCTTGATCGACGGTCAGGGACTCCCCCTGGCTATCAGCCTGTCTGGCGCGAATGTCCATGACTCGAAGCAATTAGAAGCGACGGTTGATGCGGTTCCTGGCGTACGCAACGGACGGCGGGGGCGGCCCCGACGACGTCCGACCAAGCTCTATGCCGACAAGGGCTACGACTTTGGCCGCTGTCGCCGTGCCCTGACCCACCGAAGGATCGTGCCACGCATCGCTCGACGAGGGGTGGAGTCCAGTTCCACCCTGGGCCGGTATCGGTGGCGGGTTGAACGGACGCTGAGTTGGCTGGTGTCCTATCGCAAGCTTGCGGTCAGGCGGGAGAGGAACGCAGCCGCGTTCCTCGGGTTGACCCAGCTTGCCTGTGCGCTCATCGTCTGGCGCCGGACATGCGGCGCGCTCAGCGCCCCGCACATCGCATGA